In Spirosoma aureum, a single genomic region encodes these proteins:
- a CDS encoding TonB-dependent receptor — protein sequence MKLSVVQLFLLITFVGLSYGFDGKAQELLNKSISLHTEGQRLRSVIGQIEKQTSVKFVYSSRNIGVDRPVTIHLNNVRLGDALDQLLRPLNLTYQLINGHIVLDSIVQNAETKIEDALPQPEAADQLITGTITDEKGENLPGVSIVIKGTARGTTSDAKGQFKLSVPAGGVTLTLSFVGYKSQDVVIGNQTTLTLTMQPDLNSLDEVVVVGYGQVQKRDLTGSVVSIKETQITSTPVVNALETLQGKVAGMDLTRSSGETGAPLNFTIRGNRSLNASNQPLILVDGIQYGSYIDINPNDIASVDVLKDASSTAIYGSRGANGVVLITTKSGKVGKTKVEFNNYYGINDPVAYQHVTNTDQYVAMTREAYRAAGQWSSPADDEKVFNVQLENIRKGVNTDWVSLMLRSGSVQNNHIAISGGNEKTKFRLSSEYFNERGLLKYDQLRRFVQHLNLDHQVLNNLKIGMVLNFNSSTQQRRNTSFWNLQKNSPLGIPYNDDGTIKTYPFPGAVVYNPLLDESPDNYSNLTSSNRIFMLGFGEWSILKNLSLRSSFGIDIATSQQGIFEGKNTTLAGVNSGYSRAALTDIKNRNWTWENVLNYTKTIGDHSLNAMVGTSMISYRTVNFSGEGKDQPFSSSLFYNLNTNTKDIITTSSLIESSLASVFGRLNYKFKDRYLLTASLRADGASVLAEGHKWAYFPSVAVAWRMLDESFMTNAGNLFSEMKLRASYGISGNSAIAAYQTQGGLSKIAYSFDETPAFGYWPKLLANKDLGWEKTATVNVGLDFGFFKNRVTGSVDVYRTNTSDLLMDRILPSLTGYSTTVANVGKTKTRGVDLLISTRNYTSPKFTWSTDLNLATYKEEIVALSVGGDDVSKAWFVGKPLRVFYDYEKTGIWQTAEKDEAAKYNKVPGEIKVRDQNNDGKITASDDRVVLGQASPKWSGGITNNFTYGNFNLSVLVYVRAGQLISSQYLGYFYPGGTAAVADYWTPENPTNAYPRPWLSHTDQYLSTLGYIDGSFWKIKDIRLSYNLPKILLKKTPLSNVTIYSTAKNFFTFSKLKDYDPERGGSVDFPLTKQLIVGLNVSF from the coding sequence ATGAAACTATCTGTTGTACAACTCTTTTTGTTAATCACGTTTGTGGGCCTGTCCTATGGCTTCGACGGCAAAGCGCAGGAGCTACTGAATAAGTCGATATCGCTGCATACCGAAGGGCAACGCCTTCGATCGGTTATCGGCCAGATCGAGAAGCAAACGTCGGTCAAGTTCGTGTACAGTTCCCGCAACATCGGGGTTGACCGACCCGTTACCATCCATCTGAACAATGTGCGGCTGGGCGATGCACTGGACCAACTGCTTAGGCCCTTAAATCTGACCTATCAGCTTATTAATGGGCATATTGTTTTAGACAGTATTGTTCAGAATGCTGAAACAAAGATAGAAGATGCTTTACCCCAACCTGAAGCGGCTGATCAACTAATTACCGGTACTATTACCGACGAGAAAGGAGAAAATCTTCCCGGTGTCAGCATCGTTATCAAAGGAACCGCGCGGGGAACGACCAGCGATGCAAAAGGCCAGTTCAAACTTAGTGTTCCAGCTGGCGGGGTGACGCTGACACTTTCCTTTGTCGGCTATAAAAGCCAGGATGTGGTCATTGGCAATCAGACCACACTGACTCTGACCATGCAGCCGGATCTCAATTCGCTGGATGAAGTGGTTGTGGTTGGATACGGACAGGTGCAAAAAAGAGATCTGACCGGGTCGGTAGTATCCATCAAAGAAACCCAGATTACCTCTACTCCGGTCGTCAATGCGCTGGAAACCTTGCAGGGAAAAGTAGCGGGTATGGACCTGACCCGAAGCAGTGGCGAAACGGGCGCACCCCTCAATTTTACCATTCGGGGTAACCGGTCGCTCAATGCATCCAACCAGCCGCTGATTCTGGTCGATGGGATTCAGTATGGGTCGTATATCGATATCAATCCGAATGATATTGCTTCTGTTGACGTATTGAAAGATGCTTCGTCAACTGCCATTTATGGGTCGAGAGGGGCCAATGGCGTTGTACTGATCACCACCAAAAGCGGGAAGGTTGGCAAAACGAAAGTTGAATTCAATAACTACTACGGGATAAACGATCCGGTTGCCTATCAGCACGTTACCAATACGGACCAATATGTTGCCATGACTCGTGAAGCCTACCGGGCCGCAGGTCAGTGGAGTAGCCCAGCCGATGATGAAAAGGTTTTCAATGTGCAGCTGGAAAATATCAGAAAAGGCGTCAATACGGATTGGGTTAGTCTAATGCTACGAAGTGGGAGCGTTCAGAACAATCATATTGCCATTTCAGGTGGCAACGAAAAAACAAAATTTCGTCTGTCGTCAGAGTATTTCAACGAGCGCGGTCTGCTCAAATATGATCAGTTACGACGTTTCGTTCAGCACCTAAATCTCGACCACCAGGTTCTGAATAACCTGAAGATTGGGATGGTACTGAATTTCAATTCGTCAACGCAGCAACGGCGGAATACCAGTTTCTGGAATCTTCAGAAAAACTCACCGCTGGGAATTCCTTACAATGACGATGGCACGATCAAAACATATCCGTTTCCTGGTGCTGTGGTCTATAATCCGCTTCTGGATGAAAGCCCTGACAATTATTCCAACCTGACGTCAAGCAATCGAATTTTTATGCTCGGTTTTGGTGAATGGTCGATTTTGAAAAACCTGTCGCTCCGTTCTAGCTTTGGTATCGATATCGCTACTAGTCAGCAGGGTATTTTTGAAGGAAAGAACACAACACTGGCTGGGGTGAACAGTGGGTACTCGCGGGCTGCGTTGACGGATATCAAAAACCGTAACTGGACCTGGGAAAACGTACTGAATTATACTAAAACCATCGGCGACCACTCCCTAAACGCGATGGTCGGGACCAGTATGATCAGTTACCGGACCGTTAATTTTTCGGGAGAAGGAAAAGATCAGCCGTTTTCATCGTCGCTGTTCTACAACCTGAATACCAATACTAAAGACATTATTACGACCAGTAGCCTCATCGAAAGCTCACTCGCATCGGTGTTTGGTCGCCTGAACTATAAGTTCAAAGATCGGTATCTCTTAACTGCTTCGTTACGTGCCGATGGAGCGTCGGTACTGGCGGAGGGACACAAGTGGGCCTACTTCCCCTCCGTGGCGGTAGCCTGGCGCATGCTGGATGAGTCGTTTATGACAAATGCCGGGAATCTGTTTTCCGAAATGAAACTTAGAGCCAGTTATGGGATTTCTGGAAACAGTGCTATTGCCGCTTACCAGACACAGGGAGGGCTTAGTAAGATCGCCTATTCATTTGATGAAACACCTGCTTTCGGATATTGGCCTAAGTTGCTGGCAAACAAAGATTTAGGTTGGGAAAAAACCGCAACTGTCAACGTCGGACTTGACTTCGGCTTTTTTAAAAATCGGGTGACCGGTTCTGTCGACGTATACCGGACCAACACCAGCGATCTGCTGATGGATCGTATTCTACCCTCACTAACGGGGTATAGTACCACAGTTGCCAACGTAGGGAAAACCAAAACCAGAGGTGTCGATCTGCTTATTTCGACCCGCAATTACACATCGCCCAAGTTCACCTGGTCGACCGACCTGAATCTGGCGACTTACAAGGAAGAGATCGTGGCGCTTAGTGTTGGGGGCGACGATGTGTCAAAGGCCTGGTTTGTTGGCAAACCACTTCGGGTTTTTTACGATTATGAAAAAACCGGCATCTGGCAAACGGCTGAAAAGGATGAAGCGGCTAAATACAACAAAGTGCCCGGCGAAATCAAAGTCCGGGATCAGAACAACGACGGTAAGATTACGGCCAGCGATGATCGCGTTGTGCTGGGACAGGCATCGCCGAAATGGTCGGGTGGGATAACCAATAACTTTACGTATGGCAATTTCAACCTCTCGGTGCTGGTTTACGTACGGGCTGGCCAACTGATTTCAAGCCAGTATCTCGGCTATTTTTATCCGGGTGGCACGGCGGCAGTTGCCGACTATTGGACGCCCGAAAACCCCACCAATGCCTACCCGCGTCCGTGGCTGAGCCATACTGACCAGTACCTGTCGACGTTGGGGTACATTGATGGCTCCTTCTGGAAAATTAAGGACATCCGGCTGAGTTATAACTTACCGAAAATCCTGCTGAAAAAGACCCCGTTGAGTAACGTAACGATCTATTCGACCGCGAAGAACTTTTTCACCTTCAGTAAGCTGAAAGATTACGATCCTGAGCGGGGTGGTTCCGTCGATTTTCCGCTGACTAAACAGCTTATCGTTGGCCTTAACGTCAGTTTCTAA
- a CDS encoding FecR family protein has translation MSRKEFGFLLQQYLDGKCSEEEKAFVEHWYGIVQNKDREPLQETDLQDLEPLLWQQIQSRTQSPKVIPMPVSKPDREFSFPWLAVAATVVLVLLAGWWFYRQQFGLMKSENGFQSEISHAGWQLRTNSSDKSEVIQLPDGSQVRLAPQSSIQFPAKFAADKREILLIGEGFFTVQKMPSRPFYVYTGTVVTRVLGTSFLVKTQATTKQVVVEVATGRVAVYKQTKEIETIDTTNAIVLNPNQKAIYSPDNQQFVTGLVEHPQLIQSAKSEPVARSFEFDDIPLRRVIDQLEEAYGITIRLENENQNECPLTADLSNLPLYAQLDMICAATKSSYAVQGTTIVISGKGCANL, from the coding sequence ATGAGCCGCAAGGAATTTGGTTTTCTTCTGCAACAGTATCTGGACGGGAAATGCTCTGAGGAAGAGAAAGCATTTGTCGAGCATTGGTACGGGATCGTACAGAACAAGGATAGAGAGCCATTGCAGGAAACGGATTTGCAGGATTTGGAACCCCTGCTATGGCAGCAAATTCAGAGCCGGACGCAATCGCCGAAGGTAATTCCGATGCCGGTTAGCAAGCCCGACCGTGAATTCTCCTTTCCCTGGCTGGCGGTTGCGGCCACGGTTGTGCTGGTGCTCCTGGCTGGCTGGTGGTTTTATCGCCAGCAATTCGGACTAATGAAATCAGAAAACGGGTTTCAGTCGGAAATTAGCCATGCCGGATGGCAACTACGGACAAACTCGTCGGATAAATCCGAAGTGATTCAACTTCCTGATGGTAGCCAGGTTCGATTGGCACCCCAAAGTTCGATTCAGTTCCCGGCTAAATTCGCGGCTGATAAACGAGAAATTTTACTGATCGGGGAGGGCTTTTTTACGGTCCAAAAAATGCCATCGAGACCGTTTTACGTGTACACCGGCACGGTTGTTACCAGGGTATTAGGAACCAGTTTTTTAGTGAAAACACAGGCGACAACAAAACAGGTCGTTGTTGAAGTGGCAACCGGCCGGGTAGCCGTTTATAAACAGACTAAGGAAATTGAAACGATCGACACGACGAACGCAATTGTGTTGAATCCGAATCAGAAAGCAATCTATTCGCCCGATAATCAGCAATTTGTAACGGGTCTTGTGGAGCATCCGCAATTGATTCAATCTGCCAAATCCGAACCCGTGGCTCGCTCGTTTGAGTTTGATGATATTCCGCTTCGTCGTGTCATTGATCAGCTGGAGGAAGCATACGGCATAACGATCAGGCTTGAAAATGAAAATCAGAATGAATGCCCACTAACTGCCGATCTATCCAACCTCCCTTTATATGCTCAATTAGATATGATTTGTGCAGCTACAAAATCCAGCTACGCAGTGCAGGGAACAACCATTGTGATTAGTGGAAAAGGATGCGCCAATCTCTAG
- a CDS encoding nucleoside hydrolase-like domain-containing protein, with translation MKKVFLSYLLALLPLTLIAQKPVPMKPRVLISTDIGGTDPDDNQSMAHFLMYSNMFETEGLVSSPSYGFGTKRHILDMIDLYEKDLTKLSQHLKDYPTPDALRAVCKQGRQGAAPFKGYSTATEGSDWIIKCAKKKSEQPLWVLVWGGLDDLAQALHDDPSIQSKIKVYWIGGPNKKWCANPYSYVVKNFPNLWFIEANGSYNGFFSSNGVPDSLNNRNYYDRYIRAAGHLGKDFKNYYKGNVKMGDTPSLLYMMDGDPNDPFKESWGGSFEKFDHSPSNIFNRNTTLNDTVGVYSVMEFHLKGPKVNIPVDSACFTMTVQAQIGEQKWPGHYLGNGNYVIRYIPKQTETLSYTLNSTIPGFPQQSGKFVVNNSWPGKRGVNDFKLGANWYTDRRDPSLFDGRQQGAKTVLKWRSAALLDWAKRWSWLY, from the coding sequence ATGAAAAAAGTGTTTTTAAGTTACCTCTTGGCCCTACTTCCCTTAACGCTCATTGCCCAGAAACCCGTACCGATGAAACCTCGCGTTCTGATCAGCACGGACATCGGCGGCACGGACCCGGACGATAATCAGTCAATGGCCCACTTCCTGATGTACAGCAATATGTTCGAGACCGAGGGACTTGTTTCATCGCCCTCCTATGGCTTTGGCACAAAGCGGCATATTCTGGACATGATTGACCTCTACGAGAAAGATCTCACCAAGCTGAGTCAGCACCTGAAAGACTATCCTACACCGGATGCATTGCGGGCTGTTTGCAAACAGGGGCGTCAGGGCGCGGCTCCGTTCAAAGGCTACTCCACAGCCACCGAAGGGTCAGACTGGATCATCAAATGTGCCAAAAAGAAAAGTGAACAGCCACTTTGGGTACTGGTCTGGGGCGGGTTGGACGATCTGGCTCAGGCGCTGCACGACGATCCTTCGATTCAAAGTAAGATCAAGGTGTACTGGATTGGTGGGCCTAACAAAAAGTGGTGTGCGAACCCCTATTCCTATGTCGTCAAAAACTTCCCGAACCTATGGTTCATCGAAGCGAACGGCTCATACAACGGCTTCTTTTCGAGTAATGGCGTGCCTGATAGCCTCAATAACCGAAACTATTACGACCGCTATATCCGTGCTGCCGGACACCTGGGCAAAGATTTTAAAAACTATTACAAGGGCAACGTAAAGATGGGCGACACGCCTTCGCTGCTTTACATGATGGATGGCGATCCAAATGATCCCTTTAAAGAAAGCTGGGGTGGTAGCTTCGAAAAATTTGATCACAGCCCGAGTAACATTTTTAACCGCAACACTACGCTTAACGATACGGTAGGCGTTTATTCGGTGATGGAATTTCACTTAAAAGGACCCAAAGTTAATATTCCGGTAGATTCGGCGTGTTTTACGATGACCGTTCAAGCCCAGATCGGTGAGCAAAAATGGCCGGGGCATTATCTGGGGAATGGTAACTATGTAATCAGGTATATTCCCAAGCAGACCGAAACATTGAGCTATACACTTAACTCAACGATTCCGGGCTTTCCTCAACAGAGTGGAAAATTTGTTGTGAACAATAGCTGGCCGGGCAAACGGGGTGTCAACGATTTTAAACTAGGTGCGAACTGGTACACCGACCGGCGCGATCCATCCCTTTTTGATGGCAGACAGCAAGGTGCTAAAACGGTTCTCAAATGGCGTAGTGCCGCATTGCTGGATTGGGCCAAACGGTGGTCATGGCTGTATTAG
- a CDS encoding RNA polymerase sigma-70 factor, translated as MDYKTLPDTALLIYLKKGDESAFQEIYTRHWRKLFTIARNKLPSTDSPEDMVQDLFVRLWEQRENLLIENLGAYLHTSLKNAIINLFRARLIREKYVEHAQNFSSNEQTTEEQIALNDLMATVENQLNDLPEKTRQIFRLNRLEYKSAKEISAQLGIPERTVEYHINLALKLLRPLLQDYFVLAVVLYYC; from the coding sequence ATGGATTACAAAACCCTTCCTGATACTGCCTTATTGATTTACCTGAAAAAAGGGGATGAATCTGCTTTTCAGGAAATCTATACGCGTCACTGGAGGAAGTTATTCACCATAGCCAGAAATAAGCTTCCCTCGACGGATAGCCCCGAGGATATGGTTCAGGATTTATTCGTGCGGTTATGGGAGCAGCGCGAAAACCTGCTTATCGAAAATCTGGGTGCTTATTTACATACATCCCTCAAAAACGCCATTATCAATCTGTTCAGGGCGCGACTGATCCGTGAGAAATACGTGGAACATGCGCAAAATTTTTCGTCGAATGAACAAACTACGGAAGAACAAATTGCCCTGAACGACCTGATGGCTACCGTTGAGAATCAACTGAATGACTTGCCGGAGAAAACCCGTCAGATTTTCCGACTGAATCGACTGGAATATAAGTCAGCGAAAGAAATTTCAGCGCAACTGGGCATTCCCGAACGAACCGTCGAATACCATATTAACTTAGCCCTCAAGCTACTTCGGCCTTTACTGCAGGATTACTTCGTGTTAGCCGTAGTGCTCTATTACTGCTAA
- a CDS encoding alpha/beta hydrolase, with translation MRKICLLVILLLTSGFCAKAQEFIPLWPVGNMPNTKGMSLKDSIANERVYQVGTPGMYAFFPSAQENKGVAVVICPGGGYERLAYIISGWQLAKWFNTMGISAFVLNYRLPNSPDLKQRELGPLQDAQRAIRFIRSNAKKWRIKPDRIGSMGSSAGGHLAALLATNTTDVSAIGDSISRLSFRPDFAILVSPVITMGNYAHAGSRKNLLGQNPSADLLKAYSLENTVTPTTPPCFLAHAYNDTVVDQRNSLLFYQALIDQKIPASLHIFPQGGHAIALRNNPGSTQQWTTLCESWLLEMNLISDAN, from the coding sequence ATGCGCAAAATTTGTTTACTAGTTATCCTTCTTTTGACCTCAGGTTTCTGCGCAAAAGCACAGGAGTTTATTCCGCTTTGGCCAGTGGGTAACATGCCAAATACAAAAGGTATGTCGCTAAAGGATAGTATTGCTAACGAGCGCGTTTACCAGGTTGGAACGCCAGGCATGTATGCCTTTTTTCCTTCGGCCCAGGAGAATAAAGGAGTGGCTGTGGTGATTTGTCCAGGTGGAGGCTACGAACGTCTGGCGTATATAATTAGTGGGTGGCAATTGGCGAAATGGTTCAATACAATGGGGATCAGCGCCTTTGTCCTCAATTATCGACTACCGAATTCGCCCGATCTGAAACAGCGTGAACTGGGACCGCTTCAGGACGCTCAGCGAGCGATACGATTTATCCGCAGTAATGCTAAAAAATGGAGAATAAAGCCAGATCGAATCGGATCGATGGGTTCATCAGCCGGAGGTCATCTGGCAGCACTGCTGGCAACCAATACAACCGATGTTTCGGCCATTGGCGATTCGATCAGCCGATTGTCGTTCAGACCCGATTTTGCCATTCTGGTTTCGCCGGTTATCACGATGGGCAACTATGCACACGCGGGCAGCCGGAAAAATCTGTTAGGCCAAAATCCCTCCGCCGACTTGTTGAAAGCCTATTCGCTGGAAAACACGGTAACCCCCACCACACCGCCCTGTTTTTTGGCTCATGCCTACAATGACACGGTTGTCGATCAACGAAACAGTTTGCTGTTTTATCAGGCATTGATTGACCAGAAAATTCCGGCCAGTCTCCATATATTTCCACAAGGAGGCCATGCGATTGCTCTACGAAACAATCCGGGATCAACGCAACAATGGACAACGTTGTGTGAAAGCTGGCTCCTGGAAATGAATCTGATTTCTGATGCGAATTAG
- a CDS encoding alpha/beta hydrolase, whose protein sequence is MNRPFVLLLITALCTTVTYAQLRPTGGKDTSFTVQGSYLREKKYHPDITLADSTLPSGIRVDKAIPFSTPTKGRNLLLDVYARPAVSGNTRPAIVMIHGGGWRSGDRSHNNTLAGQLAAKGFVTIPLEYRLSTEALYPAAVYDVKAAIRWVRANAKKYGIDPNRIAVLGFSAGGQLAALVGTTNGQATFEGSGGNAHSSSTVQAIVDIDGVLAFIHPESGEGDDSKSTSAATYWFGYSKTQRPDLWQEASALNHIDKHTPPILFLNSSVDRMHGGRDDLIKKLNDLRIYSEVHTFPDAPHTFMFFNPWFTPTLTYISDFLNRVLPTK, encoded by the coding sequence ATGAATCGCCCTTTTGTTTTACTCCTGATCACGGCACTTTGTACAACCGTAACTTATGCCCAATTAAGGCCGACTGGCGGAAAAGATACGTCCTTTACCGTGCAAGGTTCTTACCTGCGTGAGAAGAAATACCACCCCGATATTACATTGGCCGATTCTACGCTGCCATCTGGAATCCGGGTCGATAAAGCTATTCCGTTCAGTACACCCACCAAAGGAAGAAATCTGCTGCTGGATGTGTACGCTCGGCCAGCCGTTTCGGGGAATACTCGTCCGGCAATTGTCATGATTCACGGGGGTGGCTGGCGGTCGGGCGACCGGTCGCATAACAACACCCTGGCTGGACAGCTGGCTGCTAAAGGATTTGTGACCATTCCCCTCGAATACCGGCTGTCGACGGAGGCTTTATACCCGGCCGCCGTTTATGATGTCAAAGCGGCAATTCGCTGGGTTCGGGCCAATGCGAAGAAATATGGCATTGACCCCAACCGAATCGCAGTGCTGGGCTTTTCGGCGGGTGGCCAGTTGGCCGCTTTGGTTGGTACCACAAACGGGCAGGCAACATTTGAGGGATCAGGGGGTAATGCTCACTCTTCAAGTACCGTCCAGGCCATTGTCGATATTGATGGCGTTCTCGCTTTTATTCACCCGGAATCGGGGGAGGGCGATGATTCAAAATCGACATCGGCGGCTACGTACTGGTTCGGTTATTCCAAAACGCAGCGGCCCGATTTATGGCAGGAAGCCTCGGCGCTTAATCACATTGACAAGCATACTCCCCCAATTTTATTCCTGAACAGTTCGGTGGATCGTATGCACGGCGGGCGTGATGATCTGATAAAAAAACTGAACGACCTGCGTATCTATTCAGAAGTGCATACGTTTCCCGACGCGCCCCATACGTTCATGTTTTTCAATCCCTGGTTCACCCCGACTCTGACCTATATCTCTGACTTTCTGAACCGCGTATTGCCGACAAAATGA
- a CDS encoding glycoside hydrolase family 88/105 protein, protein MEDATTNRQVCSVRILIVWVVMLATLKASVSAQQARTPTETNVPWSVRMADSDIGRNPKGWMLDFSKVPRWGYCNGLVCSSLEKLWRQTHTEKYYDYIKEYADDMINPDGSIKTYTLTQYNIDAVNSGKILFALYERTHDPRYEKAIRLLRSQMLTHPRTSEGGFWHKKHYPHQMWLDGLYMASPFLAQYAQVFNEPELFSDVANQIRLIDAHNKDPKTGLYYHGWDESRQQRWADKETGKSPHVWGRGMGWYAMTLVDVLDYFPADHPQREQILEITRNLAQTLATYQDSPSGLWYQVMDIGKQEGNYVESSASTMFVYFLMKATRKGYLDPKFKDIAQKGYNGILTHFIKTQPTGVVTITDACAGAGLGGTPYRDGSYEYYCQEAKRDNDPKSVGPFIMLALEFEGIK, encoded by the coding sequence ATGGAAGACGCTACAACAAACAGGCAGGTATGCTCTGTGAGAATTTTGATTGTGTGGGTAGTGATGCTAGCCACGTTGAAGGCATCCGTTTCGGCGCAGCAAGCCAGAACACCGACTGAAACAAATGTGCCCTGGTCGGTGCGAATGGCGGATTCCGATATTGGGCGGAACCCGAAAGGGTGGATGCTTGATTTTTCGAAAGTACCTCGATGGGGTTATTGTAACGGATTGGTTTGCAGCTCGCTTGAAAAATTGTGGCGACAGACTCATACGGAAAAATACTACGACTATATCAAGGAATACGCCGACGATATGATCAATCCGGATGGCAGCATAAAAACCTACACCCTGACCCAGTACAACATCGATGCCGTAAACTCCGGAAAAATTCTGTTTGCCTTATACGAGCGCACGCATGACCCCAGGTATGAAAAAGCCATTCGATTATTACGCAGTCAGATGCTTACGCATCCGCGTACGAGTGAAGGCGGGTTCTGGCATAAAAAACACTATCCGCACCAGATGTGGCTCGATGGGTTATACATGGCATCGCCCTTTCTGGCTCAGTATGCCCAGGTTTTCAACGAACCCGAGCTATTTTCTGACGTAGCCAATCAAATCCGGCTAATTGATGCCCACAATAAAGATCCGAAAACGGGCCTTTATTATCACGGTTGGGATGAAAGCAGACAGCAGCGTTGGGCAGATAAAGAAACCGGCAAATCACCGCATGTGTGGGGGCGTGGCATGGGCTGGTACGCCATGACCTTGGTGGATGTACTCGACTATTTTCCGGCAGATCATCCTCAGCGGGAACAGATTCTGGAAATTACCCGAAACCTGGCGCAAACACTGGCGACCTATCAGGATTCGCCAAGCGGGCTTTGGTACCAGGTGATGGACATTGGCAAACAGGAAGGTAATTACGTTGAATCGTCGGCCTCGACCATGTTTGTGTATTTTCTGATGAAAGCTACCCGGAAGGGCTATCTTGACCCGAAATTCAAAGACATTGCCCAAAAGGGATACAATGGCATTTTAACGCATTTTATCAAAACACAGCCAACGGGGGTTGTAACGATCACGGACGCCTGTGCAGGAGCTGGTTTGGGTGGCACGCCTTATCGCGATGGGTCTTACGAATACTATTGTCAGGAAGCGAAACGGGATAATGATCCTAAGTCCGTTGGCCCTTTTATCATGCTGGCACTTGAGTTTGAGGGCATAAAGTAG